In Candidatus Yanofskybacteria bacterium, the DNA window AAGCTACGGCTTCTCAGATCAGGCAGATTTTAAAATAAAAGTACTGGAAATATTATCCAACAGAATGGGGTTTGCGGTTAATGGCATCGGCCGGTTTGATTCTCAATTGATCGGCAACCACAACAGTTTGAATCTGACAGCGGCAATTGTCTGTGCCACTCATTTGGGTATTAATAATAAAACAATAAAAAATGCCATTACAAATTTCACTGGCACAAAAAGACGGCTTGAGATTGTTAAAAAAATTAACATTAACGGGAATGCCTGCGTCGTGATTGATGATTACGGCCACCATCCAACTGAAATTAAAGCCACAATCGCCACGATTAAAACCGCCTACCCCGATAAAACTCTTTGGACTGTCTTTCAGCCACACACATTTTCAAGAACCGAAGCCTTGTTTGATAACTTTTCCAAGTGTTTTACCAAGTCCGACAAAACCGTCATACTTGATATATATGCATCCAAACGTGAAACTGAAGGCAAAGTTAATTCACGAGACTTAGTTAAAAAAATAAATTCGTTGAATGTTGTTTATAAGCCAGATATTGTCACGGCTGTAAAATTCCTTAAAACCAAAATAAAAAACCCAAGCATTATCCTTACTCTCGGAGCAAGCAATGTTTGGGAATTAAGCAGTCTTTTATAAATATGCTATCTATTGGAATAGTCGGCCTTCCAAACGTGGGCAAAAGCACACTCTTTAAGGCGCTGACTAAAAAACAGGTTGACATACATAACTACCCTTTTACCACAATTGATCCAAACGTGGGTGTGGTTGGCGTACCCGATGAACGACTTGAATTATTGGCTAAAATGTCCCATTCAGCAAAAATCGTGCCGACAGCAATTGAGTTCATAGATATCGCCGGACTTGTAAAAGGCGCAGCTGCCGGAGAAGGCTTAGGCAACAAGTTCCTTGCCAATATACGCGAAGTAGACGCCATTGCCGAAGTGGTAAGGGTTTTTGAAGATGAAAAAATAACCCATGTTCACAAAAAAATAGATCCGACTAACGATATAGAAATTATAAATACCGAACTAATGCTTGCCGACTTGGAAACGGTCAATAAGCGTCTGGACAAAACAAAAACAAACGCCCCTGAAACGGTTATTGAAACATCGGCTTTGCGAAAATTAAAATTAGGCCTGGAATCGGGAATATTGGCAGTAAATATCACGCTTGAAGATAAAGAAAAAGAAACAGCCCGCGAGCTAACTCTGCTGACAAACAAAAAATTTATTTATGTGCTTAATGCTTCTGAAAAACAACTGAAGAACGGGTGGCAACCATCCTTCGTTAAAACTTCGGAGGGCAAGCCCGACGAAAAACTCAAAAAAGTAATAGGCGATAACGATTACGTGGTATTGACCAGCACTTTTGAGTTATTGCTTTCAGAATCCGCACCTGAAGAACAAAAAATATTTTTAGAAGAAGTTGGGCTAAAAGAAAGCCGCCTGGATGAGTTGATTAAAAATGCCTACCACACTCTTGGATTAATTACTTTTTTAACAACCGGCGAAGATGAGACACGTGCCTGGACTTGCCAAGCCGGCACCGCGATACCACAGGCGGCACGGGCAATCCATACCGACTTTGAGCAATTATTTATCCGAGCCGATGTAATAAACTGGCAAAATTTGCTTGCCGCAGGTTCATGGAGTAACGCACGCCAAACCGGTAAAATTCATACTGTCGGCAGGGATTACATTATTCAAGATGGCGATGTCGTAGAGATAAAAATCTGAAACAATACCAAACTTTACGAACCCCTCATCAAAATCATCCCCCGCTAGGGGGATTTTAATTAATAAAAAAGCCGATTATTTCGGCTAGATACTATTGGAACGATGGATGCGGTAACGATGTTCGCGCTCTGCCAGACCAAGAAATGGAAATTTGAGAGCTAGTTTATTATAAATTAAATTACGTGCTTGTTTAAATGTATCAGCACGTTCCCAGTTGGCCGTTTCTACAGTTATATCATCAATGCTATCTACAAAACTCATCAAGAAATATCGAGCCAGCATTATGACATTCGCTGCTCGAGTTGCCTCACAAAAAATCGTAATCCTAATAGTGTCTGGGAAGCCATGAAAATCCATATGCTCTGATGCTTTTTGAATATTTTTAAAAGTAGTGTAGGAATTTGTTTCGAGCATTACTACTTCTAAACCGATTTTACTTTTAACATAATCGTGCATTAAATCAGCTTCAGAAACATTAGGAGAAGTTTTCTTTTGAGTATAACCACCACAGAAAACTATGGCATAAGGTTTATTTTTTTGAATAAATCTTACAATACGATCAAGATATGATCTTAATGGAGTATCTAAATGACAACCATAACCACAAATGACAACAACATGCTTCTTTCCGGTCATTCTGGGCCTCCAATTGTGAAAAAACACTAACTAAATCATTATACGGTAATCTCCTAGATTTGTAAATAGCCATGCCATCAAATTTTTTATTTTTTGTTCCTGGAAATATAAGCGAGCTATAGTGCCTTTTGTAAATCAGCCAAGCGAAACCCCTGTCTAAGAAATCATTCATGGCAGGCTTTGGTAACAAATAAGGCGAGCGAGCAGCGGAAAGCCGAGACCGCAAACCCGTAAGCCCGGCCCTAAAGCGGGGTTAGTTTGCGCTTGCGCAAACTAAGGTTGAGGAAAGCTCGGAAGGATTCCGCGTTGCGAGCGAGTTATATTTGTCAAAGCCGAATGTTGATTTCGTGATAGGGGTTGAGCGGGATTAGATTTTTCCCACGGACCCGAAGAGTTCCAGATATTTTTTAATCATTCTCTTCATCTCTTCATAAGATGGCTTGAGGTATTTATAGGGCGTGGTTTGGGTGGGTTCTTTTTCAAGTTCTTCATGCAGGGTGTCACGATAAGCTACGCGAAGTTCAGTGTTAATATGAACATTGGCGATGCCATTTTGTATCGCCATTTTTATTTCTTCAACAGGTAAACCAGAGGCGCCATGCAATACCAGCGGTACTTCTGGAACGACTTGAGTAATTTTTTTAAGATGTTCTATGTCCAAATGCTCTTCCTGCTCTGTAACAATGCCGTGAATATTGCCAAAAACTACGGCTAGACGATCAACTCCAGTAAGTGTAACAAAATCCTGCGCTTGTTCGGGTTGTGTATAATCGAAAGGACTTATTTCAATCGCGGTTTGTACTTCAGAGCTTCCCCGCAGATAGCCAAGCTCGCCCTCCACCGCAATTTCGGAATTGATTGATTTGGCGTATTCTTTAACTTTTTTAGTAAGCTCTATGTTTTCTTCAAGTTTCAGCTTGGATGCATCTATTAATACCGTATCGTAACCACTGTCAATGGCGGCTTTGGCAGTTTCCCAGCTTTTATGATGGTCAGAGTTCAAAAAAACCGCGTGGCCTTCTTTCTGATACGATTCCACTAAAGCCACAGCCTGTTCTCGTCCAATAAAATCAGCTTCGCCCTCTGAAGTTCCGACCATAATCGGTGATTTCATTTCCGTCGCTGCCTCAACAAACGCCTTAAGCTGATCCGCCGTGGAAAAATTAAAATGCCCCAGCGCCCACTGGTCTGCCATTGCTTCTTGAAAATATTGTTTTAGAGTCTTCATGTATTTTATATTGCTTACTCCTCAGGGCAAGTCCTTTGTTTTTCGTCATTCATCCCGTTAGAAGTCGCTGCTATGCAGCTTTGCACACAAATTACAATTTACACAACAAAACTTTAAATTATTTGCTAGCTACGACCGCGAACCCGTCAGGGCGACTTCTAACGGGATAAATCCTTCTATTATATTTTTTTCTACCAACTCCTCAATCTTATCACGTCCTAGATATTCAATGAAAATTTTATTCCATAAAGCCTCCTGCTGGTGATAAAGATATTTTATCTCGCCTTTTTTGACCAATGACATCACCAAATCTATCAAGTCAAAACTTATCAATTCCTCATCTGTTTTACCACTAATACCATCAGAAAAAAAGTCACCAACAAAATCTAATCCCTGCCAATAGCCAAATGCTTTGCCCCCAGCACCAAGAAATGTGCCAATTTTACCCAAATCTCCTTCGGCTTTATACCAATGTTCCGCTTCAGGGTTAAAATGCGGCTCCAAAAGACGAAAGTCATTTGGGTCATCTTTTGCCAGATATCTTTGCACTATTCGCAAACTATTTTCGTTCGGTAATGGCGCCTCACTTACATCACCGCGCAAAAGCGATTTTAATTTAATGGTAAAATCGGCCTCGCTGGAAAATTTCCTGAATAATTTAGAATAAAATGGCACTTCGTTTAAATAGTGAAGAATAAGAGTGAAAAGTCTTAAGGTTTCACCGGGAGTATCAATTTTGAGTGGTATTACAAAAATAATCCCCAATTCTTTGAGATGGCTAACGTTGTGATATTTTTTCTCCAGAAATTTTTCGGCAACATCTAACCATTGCGGCTCAAGGACCCTCAATTCCACTTCACGTTCTTCAAAATCACCGGCAGTTAATTCATTATATGCTTCATCAAAAAACTTATGCATCCAAGCCTCATCTTGAGCAAAACGGAGCGCGCTAAAAACCTGCTCAAAACCCTGTTTCTTAACTAATTCAGCAACAGTCCCATAACCAAAATGGTTAAGAAGATTTTGCGGCGTAAACTTTTCGAGCATCTGGATTGCTTTTTCTTTTTTAATGAAGAACCCGGGTTTCGGCTTGTTGAGAGCAAAAGCTGTTTCGCAAATTTTTGCACAAACCAACGCGGTTTTTGAAAGATCTGGTTTACCCAAAAAATTATACAAGTGTTCATCCATGTGGGTTAGCCGTTTGATAAGAATATTATAAACATCCCCAGTACTGCATGAACCCAACGATAATCCCAATTCTTCCAATGTTCTCCTGGTTAAAATCGTATTTTCCTCGGCTATTCGTTCCATAACACCACTTTTACCAGTCAGTTTATTCATCTTTTGCTCCAAATCTAAAAGCACCTCCGGTGGGGTACGTAATATGCGAGCAAGTTTTGTATGGACTTCTGACATGTGTTAATAATTCTTATTTTTCAACGTTTTTTTAGCATTTTTACTTTTAAAACTTGACAAACACAAGGCAACTTTGCTATACTTAAGGTAAGGCTTAGAGATGAAGAGGTGAGGTTGTGGGATAACCCTCAACCGACACCATACTTTCGGTGTCACGTTAATTTCCCTCTGTCTATCTTTACACGTGTCTCCGGGCAGTAGGGATTTGAAACCGATCTCCATTTCTAAGCCCGGCTCTTTTACCAAATCTGCGAACACCGCCCCTACATTCCCGCCTTTGTTGCGGTGATCCAAGTAAGTCATTCGGGGAGGTTCGCATCAAGCTGGCAGTAGCTCATTTGGAAGTTTAAGTGTTGGGTGCACCCGATACTGCAGTTACTTTCAAGTAAAGTGCTGCCTGCAAGTTTCGGAGACCGATCCGGCGGGTTCTCGATTGTAAGGGCAACAGCTACCGGACGATCTTTGGGAAGCCCCGTTCCAGAGAAACCGACATAGAGGGGTGTTAAAACGGTCCTTGTCAGTTCCGCCTAGAGAACTGGCCGTAGCCTGGGGTAACGCACCCCAGGCTTTTTTATTTTAAAAAATTCTCTTCCAATTATTATTCCCAAGGCCCAAGGCCGTTTCTTTTAAATATCATAAACTTGTTTCAAATTACTAGAAGCCGATACCAATCAGCAATTTTTATCACTTTTATAATTGCTAAGGAGAGGATGTTATTTACCGGCGTAGGCGGACACTTTTTGTGAAAAATCCCAGCAGGGTGGATTGAACAAAAAGAGTCCGCGTAGCCGGTAGGTAAAGTGTCTTACTACATCCTTGAAACGAATTTATGATATTTTTATTTCAACCAACGGCCATGGGCCCCAATCATCTTTTTTAAGAATCCCCTCTTTGCTCCCCACTTTCGTAACAACCGATGACGAATTGGCCGTAGCAAACTGCATCGCCTTTTTGATGTCCCCGCTTCGCATATATTCTGCCACAAACCCAGAATTAAAAGCATCCCCCGCCCCCGTGCGTTCAACAACCGGCGAATCAGGCACTCCCGCACTATATGTAACACTACTTTTAAATACTTTGGAACCGTTATGTCCATCAGTCAGTATAATCATGCCGCAACAGGTCTTGGCCAACCTATTAAATGTTTCCGTTATATCATCGGGATTTGTGCCAACCAGTTGTGCGCCTTCTTCTTTATTGACTGCAAAAATATCAATATGTTTCAAAAACGGTTCTAATTTTTCAAAACCATGTTCTAGTTCTTTACCGCCAGGATTACAAGCAATTTTAATTTTATTTTTGACAGCATGATTAACTAAAGCACCAAAGAGGTCATAATGCCCGCCCAAAGAATCAATATAAAACCAGTCTGCCCTGAGCCTACTAAAGGGTATTTCCTTAACATTAAAATGCTGGCCCTCGCCTTTGTAACTTAGTATGGTGCGTTCTGCGTCAGGGTGGACAAGTATTGTTGAATAAGCGGTAAAACCATCGGCATGTTTTTGAAAAATTGGCCCAACTTTTTCTTTTTTTAATTCAGTCAAAATTTCCTCTCCTGCCATGTCGTTGCCTACAACGCCAACACAGGCAGTTTTTAATCCCTGTCTTCCAAAGGTAACCGCGGCATTAGTCCCGCCACCGCCAGTAGTAAAAATAATTTCTTTTACTTCGAGTTTGGAACCAAGCGAAAAACATTGTTCAACGCCAGTTGGAGAATCGGCATGTTTCCTCACCTCAACATTTTCCATTTTCAGGAAAACATCGCGTGTGGCCGAACCTACCACTACAACATTATATTTAGAATTAAACATTTTATTATTTTGTTATTTCTTTTAGTTTTTTTATAGCTTCGGCTTGATCTTTGCCTTCCCAAATATAACTTCCCACCACAAACATATTCACACCCGCTTCAATCAATTTGGGTGCTGTTTCAGGCGTTATTCCCCCGTCTACTTCAACTGTCTTGTCGGGATAATAAAAGTGAAAATCTTTAATTTTGTCTATCACAGTATCTACGAACTTGCCGCCATAGAATCCCGGCTCAACAGTCATAAAATGTACAAAATCAATTTGATCAATAAAAGGTTCGATTTTAGCAATTGGGGTTTGCGGATTTAGGGCAATGCCAATAGTTTTGTCTGCTTCCTTTACGGCATCAATGACTTCTTGAGACTTGTTTGTCGCTTCAATATGAAAAATGAACTTGTCAGCCGGAGTTTCAAGCCAACGCACTATGTGGTTTTCCGGTTTAGAGACCATAAGATGCACCTCAAATTTTAAATTAGTATCAAGCGACTCCATTTCTTCAAAACCTAGTATGGTCATGTTTGGAACAAAAATGCCATCGGCAATATCAAGATGAACCCTTTCGGCATGTGCCTCCATCGCTGCAATTTTTTCCAGCAGTTCCTCCCTGTTTTTTACAAGAATTGCCGGTATGATTTCAATCATTTAACTAAATTAGGCGGCGTCCTGCCTTCCAACGCCTCTATTATATTGTCTGCTGCAAGTTTTGACATCTTATCGCGAGTTTCTTTGGTTGCTGAGGCAATGTGCGGCGTTAATATTACATTATCAAGTTCTTTAAGTTCAGACGTAATTTCAGGCTCATGTTCAAAAACGTCAATTGCGGCCCCGCGAATCAAACCTTTCGACAAGCTTAGGGCAAGCGCTTTTTCATCAATTATTGGCCCGCGTGAAGTATTGATCAAATAAGCAGATTGTTTAATTTTTTTTAACCGCTCTTCGTTTATGAGGTGATGTGTTGAATCTAAAAGAGGTACGTGAATTGATACAAAATCGCATTGAGGCAAGAGGTCATCAACGCTAGCAACATAAACCGCACCGTATTCTTTTTCAAAATCGGAATTCTGGTTAGGGTCATAGTATAAAACTTTCATGTCAAATCCCTTAACAGCATGGTGGGCAACGCGAGAACCGATGCGGCCCAAACCAAGCACTCCAAGAGTTTTACCGGAAACATCTGTGCCAAGTAACAATTCCGGCCCCCAAGCACTATATTTACCGTCACGCGAAAACCTATCAGCTTCGGCAATACGGTGGGCAATTGCAAGCATTAATGCAAAAGTGTGTTCGGCGACAGTATCAGTCAATACACCGGGTGTGTTTGTTACCATAATCCCTCGCTGTTTTGCGGCTTCAAGATCAATATTATCAAAACCGACCGCATAGTTGGCGATTATTTTTAGCGTGGGCAAGCCGACATCCATTACTTCGGCAGTAACCTGGTCGGTTAAAATTGAAAGTAAGGCATCAAAGGGTTTCCCTTCGCTCTGAGCTTGCCGAAAGGCGGCAACCATCTCTTCTTTGGTCGCCGCTCTTTCTCTTGCCGCTTCATTAACGACGATATCGTAACCCTTGTCACGTAGTGTTTTAAGGCCGACTTCCGGAATTGGTCTTGTTACAAAAATTTTTGCCATTATTTTTCTAAGTCTTTTATTTTATTTACCCTTCTGATATGTCTCTCCTCGCCAGAAAATTTAGTTTCTAAAAATGTTTTCACTATTTCTTTGGTCAATTCTTCATTGATATAATCTGCCGATACCGCTAACACATTGAGGTCCTCATCCTTTACCGAAGCTTTTACTTGCTCGGCGCTTGAAGCCGTACCGGCACGCACGCCTTTGATTTTATTAGCCGCAATCGCGACCCCAATTCCGGACCCGCAAATCAAGATGCCTTTAGCGTCTTGACCCTGAGCTAGTCGAAGGGTTACCTTTTCTCCGACTGATTTTGAAAAATCCGGATAATCGTCATCTTTGTCATATTTAAAAGATCCTGCATCTTCAAACTCATATCCCCAATCCGAAAGGCAAGACTTAATCTTTTCTTTTAACTCATATCCACGATGATCGGCACCGAGATATACCAAGTAGAAAGTAGAAAGTAGAAAGTAGAATTTGATTCTAGATTCTATTTTCTAGATTATGTTTGTCTGTTTAAATACTGCACCGCGCTTAGTAGCGCTACGCAACCTTGCCCGGCGGCAATAACTATCTGTTTGAACGGAACATCAGTAACATCTCCGGCGGCGTAAAGACCGGGGATATTTGTTTCGCAGTTTTTATTAACAACTATCTCGTAGAATTTGTTTTTTTCTACTTCCGGCGGGACTAAACCGGAATTAGGTATCATGCCGATATGTATAAAAATACCTTCAGATTTTATTTCCTGCGCGGCACCATTTTTGTCAGTATATTTTAGCCCTGTCACAAATTCTTGGCCCAAAATTTCTGAAGTATTGGCATCATAAATTATCTCAACATTTTGCTTAGTTTTCAAATTGTCAATTAGGACTTGATCACCCTTAAATTCCGGGTTCTTGTTAATCACATAAACCTTGCTGGCAATATCAGCCAGCATCAAAGCTGATTCAAGCGCGGAATTACCGCCACCGATTGTAGCTACTATTTTACCCTTAAATAACGGCCCATCACAAGTTGTGCAGTAACTCACACCCTTGTTGCGGAATTCTTTTTCGCCAGGCACATTTAATTCGCGTGGATGAACGCCCGTCGTTACAAGGACGGCCCTTGTAGTATAGTCGTACTTGACCTTCGGGGCTTCTTGACTATCGGTTAATTTTTCTGCCGCCATTTTGAGTCCTGCCCCAGTTTTTGTGGTTATGCAAAATGTCCCATCGGGCATTTTGGTTATTCTCTCCACCTCCACGCCCTCTTCAATCTCAACCTTATACGAGTCAAGATGCGCGCGGAACTGTTGAGCAAGGGCTATACCGTCTGTTTTAATAATCCCCGGCCAATTAGCTATTTCGCCTGATGTAGCCACTTCACCGCCAAAATCCTTGGTGATTATCTTAAAATTCAAATTCCGTCTCGCAGCGTAGATTCCGGCAGTTGTAGCGGCGGCAGACCCACCGATTATAATCAGATCAAACATAAGAAAATTATAACATGTGTTTGAAAAAAATAAAAAAACAGGCTATGGGCCTGTGGGTTGGTGTGTATTAAAATCTTGCCAAAGTTCTTCCTCTTCTTTAGAACACCCTTGGAAACTGAAGGACATTGAAGCACCGGCAAATGCGTACAAAAGAATAAAAACCAACCATAAGTCGTTAGAAATGGGAAGCGTTGACACAGACAGTGGGGACACACTGAGTCCAAGAAGTAGAGCCAAAACCATAAGAAATAAGATGCCAATTGTTGCCCCGATAAAAGCCCGCTTGATTTTGGTTCTCTTTCTAATAGACACGAGCTGTTGACCATATTTTTCTTCGAAAAGTTTATTTTTCTTTTCTTCTCTTCTACATTCAACTAAATTCAATCCGCACTCTGGACAAAAATCTTCAGGATTCCCGCTTTCAATATCTTCCATGCTTCCCATCTCCCATATTTTTAAGCTACTATTGATGTATGGCTGAATACAAGAAAGTTTATCTTATAATTTTAATAATTACAAGCCTGGCCACTCATTTTTTGTTTTTCGGCCAGCCGCGGGAAACGGTGTTTGACGAGGTGCATTTCGGCAAATTTATCTCGGGATATTTCACCCATGAATATTTTTTTGACATTCACCCTCCGCTAGGCAAGCTTCTGATTTCCGGGGTGGGCTATGTGTCTGGTTTTGAGCCGGGTTTCAGTTTCGCCCAAATCGGCCAGCAATTCCCCGATAACACTTATCTCTGGCTACGTCTCTTGCCTACTATTGCCGGCATGCTCCTGCCAATTGTAGTCTATTTTCTGATTCTGCAACTAGGAATGTCGCGACTGGCGGCATTTGTAGGCGGAATGCTTGTTGTTCTAGAAAACGCCACGTTAGTCCAGTCGAGGTTCATCTTGCTTGATTCTTTACTGCTTTTATTCGGTTTCTCGGCTCTGTTATTTTACTTTTTCTACCACCCACCCGCACAACATCGCATGTCGTACAAGTGGGGGTATTTGCTTTTAAGCGGCATTTTGAGCTCATTGGCGATTTCGGTTAAATGGACCGGCGCCTCTTTCTTGGCAATAATCGGCATGCTCTATCTAATTGATTGGCTTAATTCAGAAAAAAAACTAATACATTTAATAAGGGGGGTGGCATTTTTGTTTTTTGTGCCAGTCGTTATTTATTTTTCAATTTTTGCTTTACATTTTTCACTTCTAACCAAATCCGGCCCCGGCGACGCCTTCATGACTCCAACATTCCGCAAAACTCTTACCGGAAGCACAGACAGTAAAAACCCGGATCTTAAGCCACTCAATATTTTTGAAAAATTCAAAGAACTTAATTTTCAAATGTATAGGTCCAATGCCGGTCTGGCTGCAGGCCACCCCTATTCCAGCAAGTGGTACACCTGGCCGTTTATGATTAGGCCCATATACTACTGGAACCAAAGTCCAAATGACAAAGTCCAAATGACAAACGGCGGCCAACAATCTAAAATATATTTTCTGGGTAATCCTGTCATCTGGTGGACATCTACAATAGCCATGTTTTTCTTAATCATCAGCCTAATCGCGCAAATATTTAGACGAGCACTATCAAAAATCATCAAAATGCGGATTCCGGTTTTGCTTGCTGGCGCATATTTTTTAAACATATTGCCCTTTGTCGGTATAAGGCGGGCAATGTTTTTGTATCACTACTTAATCGGTTTAATTTTTGCCATAATCGCTTTAGTTTATCTATTAGATCGGTTGCCAAATAAAAAAAGAGCTTTTATCGCTCTTTTGATCGTTAGTATCGCGGCTTTTGTTTTTTTTATGCCGCTAACTTATGGCCTACCGCTCACTGAAAAATTATACAATCTACGGGTTTGGTTACAAACTTGGCTATAAAATTCAAAAACTCACAGCCCTGGCTTTTTTATAAGCCTCTTCGGTAATTTCCCAATTCAAGTTTTTCCAAAATGCGGCAATATAAGCCTTGCGGTCTGAACCATGATCTATGAAATAAGCGTGCTCGTATACGTCTAAAGCAATGATAGGAATACAACCCCAGACGGCATGGTCGTGCGTGTCACCGTTGTATTGTTTGAGGTTTTTCTCATGTAAATCCCAAACTAGCACTGCCCAGCCGCGCGCAGCCATGGCACATTCGTTGAAGTATTTCTGAAAATTTTCAACCGAGCCCCACTTATCCGATATTGCCGCCGATAATTCCGGCGCTTTTTTGTGGTCCCCATCACCGCCAAGCGCGCCAAAAAACCACTCATGCAGATAAATACCATTGACGGCAAAACTCTCACCAAGCTTCAGCGCTCTTAATTTGCTGTAAGACGTATTCCCACCAGGAGCCGTACCCCCTATAATCTCGCCTCTTAGCTTAACTAGTTCCTCACCAACCTCATTGGCTTTGTCGACGTAACCCTTATAAAGTTTGCCGTGGTGGATTTCGTTGGTTTTTTGGGAAATGCCTTCTAAATCCTTATCAAATGGCAGAGGTTTTAATTCATATGACATGGTTTTTATTTTAACTTGAGTGATTCACTAATTTTTTCACGGTCAAAACCGATTATAATTTGTCCGTTTATAATTATGACGGGTACGCCCATCTGGTGGGTCTTGTCTAACATCTCCTGGCGTTTGGCCATATCGTTAGCCACATCGTGTTCAGTATACTCTACATTATTTTTCTTGAAAAATTCCTTGGCCATTTTACAATACGCGCACCATGGGGTTGTATAAATTTCTACCGTGTTCATATTTTAATTATACCAAAATTTTAATCAACAGCAAGGATTTTTTAGGATAAATAAAAAGCCCGCTTATTTATGCGAGCCCGATTGTTGACTTTTTAAGTGTAATCTCACCAAAAAAAGATTATCGCGAATTTCTTTATTATCAGGAAACCTTCGATTAAGCTCTTCCAATACGGGCAAAACTTCATTATCCATACGTCCGGCCTGTTTAACCAGAATATCCTGAAAAACAAATTTTTTATCCATTTCAACGTCCTTGGCCCACCAGTAGCCAGAATTGCAAGCCATTGCCTGCCTTAGCCAGCGGAAAACATCTTCTTGTTTAAAGTCATCTCCCAAGATCTCATAAGTCTTTGATTTCCAGGCAATCGCCCATCTTTTATAAAACCCCTCGTAAGCAGCCTTATTAAGAAGGTGCTTGCTTAAAGCAAAGACGTATTTGGCAGAGCACAATGATCCATCAAGTTCCATTGTCCTTTTGAGGATTATCAAACTTTCCGCAGTCTCACGGTCAGATTCCGCGTAGGATTTCAGGCCAG includes these proteins:
- a CDS encoding thioredoxin family protein, with the protein product MNTVEIYTTPWCAYCKMAKEFFKKNNVEYTEHDVANDMAKRQEMLDKTHQMGVPVIIINGQIIIGFDREKISESLKLK
- a CDS encoding phospholipid carrier-dependent glycosyltransferase is translated as MAEYKKVYLIILIITSLATHFLFFGQPRETVFDEVHFGKFISGYFTHEYFFDIHPPLGKLLISGVGYVSGFEPGFSFAQIGQQFPDNTYLWLRLLPTIAGMLLPIVVYFLILQLGMSRLAAFVGGMLVVLENATLVQSRFILLDSLLLLFGFSALLFYFFYHPPAQHRMSYKWGYLLLSGILSSLAISVKWTGASFLAIIGMLYLIDWLNSEKKLIHLIRGVAFLFFVPVVIYFSIFALHFSLLTKSGPGDAFMTPTFRKTLTGSTDSKNPDLKPLNIFEKFKELNFQMYRSNAGLAAGHPYSSKWYTWPFMIRPIYYWNQSPNDKVQMTNGGQQSKIYFLGNPVIWWTSTIAMFFLIISLIAQIFRRALSKIIKMRIPVLLAGAYFLNILPFVGIRRAMFLYHYLIGLIFAIIALVYLLDRLPNKKRAFIALLIVSIAAFVFFMPLTYGLPLTEKLYNLRVWLQTWL
- a CDS encoding superoxide dismutase; amino-acid sequence: MSYELKPLPFDKDLEGISQKTNEIHHGKLYKGYVDKANEVGEELVKLRGEIIGGTAPGGNTSYSKLRALKLGESFAVNGIYLHEWFFGALGGDGDHKKAPELSAAISDKWGSVENFQKYFNECAMAARGWAVLVWDLHEKNLKQYNGDTHDHAVWGCIPIIALDVYEHAYFIDHGSDRKAYIAAFWKNLNWEITEEAYKKARAVSF